A genomic region of Bernardetia sp. ABR2-2B contains the following coding sequences:
- the hisG gene encoding ATP phosphoribosyltransferase, with protein sequence MSSNNTESSNRLKIAIQKSGRLSEKSLALLKECGIQITTSPNALRAEASNFPLEILFLRDDDIPEYVQDGVADVGIIGENVMLEKGKKLELVDRLGFAKCRLSLAVPRGTTYDDVSFFDGKRIATSYPKILADYFKEKNVNADIHMISGSVEIAPSIGLSEGVCDIVSSGSTLLSNGLKEVETVLKSEAVLVANPDFNGEKRKNFEKLLFRMQSVRRSHKNKYILLNAPKSKLDDVISVLPGLKSPTIMPLADDNWVSIHTVINEDDFWEKIDALQEAGAEGILVIPIEKMIV encoded by the coding sequence ATGTCATCTAATAATACAGAAAGCTCAAATCGCTTGAAAATAGCAATACAAAAATCAGGACGTTTGAGTGAAAAATCACTTGCCTTACTCAAAGAATGTGGAATTCAAATCACTACAAGCCCAAATGCACTTCGTGCAGAAGCCTCTAATTTCCCTTTAGAAATTCTTTTTCTTAGAGATGATGATATTCCTGAATACGTACAAGATGGCGTTGCTGATGTCGGAATCATTGGTGAAAATGTAATGCTTGAAAAAGGAAAAAAATTAGAACTTGTCGATAGATTAGGTTTTGCAAAATGTCGTCTCTCTTTAGCTGTTCCTAGAGGAACTACTTACGATGATGTTTCTTTCTTTGATGGAAAAAGAATTGCTACTTCTTATCCAAAAATTTTGGCAGATTATTTCAAAGAAAAGAATGTGAATGCCGATATTCATATGATTAGTGGTTCGGTCGAAATTGCACCTAGCATTGGTCTTTCAGAAGGAGTTTGTGATATTGTAAGCTCTGGAAGTACACTTTTGAGTAACGGATTAAAAGAGGTAGAAACGGTTTTAAAGTCAGAAGCTGTTTTAGTAGCCAATCCAGACTTTAATGGCGAAAAACGCAAAAACTTTGAGAAACTTTTGTTCAGAATGCAGTCAGTAAGGCGTTCACACAAAAATAAATATATTCTTCTCAATGCTCCTAAGTCAAAATTAGATGATGTTATTTCAGTTTTACCAGGTCTGAAAAGCCCAACTATTATGCCTTTGGCTGATGATAACTGGGTTTCGATTCATACGGTAATCAATGAAGATGATTTTTGGGAGAAAATAGATGCACTACAAGAAGCTGGAGCAGAGGGAATTTTAGTTATTCCAATTGAAAAAATGATTGTATAG
- a CDS encoding porin family protein, which translates to MRKLTFLAVFFIFMGFSSKALAQSPVRLGLKFNPIISYARVTDEDKKSIDGLDNSSKLGFSGGLMADFNFSERAAFHTGLLIVSKGYETESVILLDDNEGVVYNTVSKVTAVEVPVALKMRSGDIADGLRIRGLFGGQLGLNVSSKTTTEIGGISSEDRKTSDYYQPLSIDFLVGAGVEYDIDNVGTLDFGLSYHNGLTRFNKKDDALNTRALLDYFSLDIGFFF; encoded by the coding sequence ATGAGAAAACTAACTTTTCTAGCCGTATTTTTTATTTTTATGGGCTTTTCTTCCAAAGCTCTCGCTCAATCTCCTGTACGATTAGGGCTTAAATTCAATCCAATTATTTCGTATGCACGAGTAACTGATGAAGACAAAAAATCTATTGATGGACTTGATAACAGTTCAAAACTAGGATTTTCGGGTGGATTGATGGCAGATTTCAATTTTTCTGAACGTGCAGCTTTTCATACAGGCTTACTGATTGTATCAAAAGGGTATGAAACAGAGAGTGTTATATTATTAGATGATAATGAAGGAGTGGTTTATAATACGGTATCAAAAGTTACTGCTGTAGAAGTTCCAGTAGCTCTAAAAATGCGCTCTGGAGATATTGCTGATGGGCTTCGTATTCGTGGTCTTTTCGGAGGTCAGTTAGGTCTGAATGTTTCTTCAAAAACAACAACAGAAATAGGAGGTATTTCTAGTGAAGATCGTAAAACAAGCGATTATTATCAGCCTTTAAGTATAGATTTTTTGGTAGGTGCAGGTGTAGAATATGATATTGATAATGTAGGAACTTTAGACTTTGGACTTAGCTATCACAACGGTCTTACTCGTTTTAATAAGAAAGATGATGCTTTGAATACTAGAGCTTTACTAGATTACTTTTCATTAGATATTGGTTTCTTCTTTTAA
- a CDS encoding SpoIIE family protein phosphatase produces the protein MSFNPLSILFDIPNQLDLPVEEHKDFAVVSTAGVLGFLAHVVFFILFFLFDAHFMMYLNIGSLFTFACIFYFNRAPSRNSTLLLTIASLEILVHATFALLLLGWETNFHIYFFVPILASLITSKSNIVSSYLINGVCVLFYLGLAIYTNYAVPISALSETGVLTFEILNIVSVSVIVIIVTMYYSYVSNESSKKLVQLNDKLKSQSEKVISFNNELAQQTEELQIQSEQLEQSNKHTTDSIRYALRIQEAVLPSPLDLDNLFGEKNAMVFFSPKDIVSGDFYWCREKEGEKIIVVADCTGHGVPGAMLTMIGESLLNNIVLEKGITEPALILDALQVYFSTLFASNQNIQDGMDISIAKINYETKKLHFAGARNPITYIQNGNMETIQGDKMSIGNSKIKPKSSSKFTPHQIDISIPTTFYLYTDGYQDQFGGNENRKFYSKNLRNLFFKIHKKPMSKQRTRLKMTFMEWCDFAKQIDDVTIVGIKVDTDIAEELHTIRETESERLFREILEESKQEEE, from the coding sequence ATGTCATTTAATCCTCTTTCTATTTTATTTGATATCCCCAATCAATTAGATTTACCTGTGGAAGAACATAAAGATTTCGCTGTCGTCTCTACAGCTGGCGTTCTTGGTTTTCTTGCTCATGTGGTATTTTTTATTCTCTTCTTTTTGTTTGATGCTCATTTTATGATGTATCTCAATATTGGTAGTCTTTTTACTTTTGCCTGTATTTTTTATTTTAATAGAGCACCGTCAAGAAATTCTACGCTCTTACTCACTATTGCTAGTTTGGAAATTCTTGTTCACGCTACTTTTGCTTTATTGTTATTAGGTTGGGAAACTAATTTTCACATTTACTTTTTTGTTCCGATTTTAGCTTCATTGATTACTTCTAAATCAAATATAGTATCGTCTTATCTCATCAATGGAGTTTGTGTACTTTTTTATCTTGGACTGGCTATCTATACTAATTATGCTGTTCCTATATCGGCTCTTTCTGAAACAGGAGTTTTAACTTTCGAAATTTTAAATATAGTAAGTGTATCAGTTATTGTAATTATTGTTACAATGTATTACAGTTATGTTTCGAATGAATCTTCTAAAAAACTAGTGCAACTAAACGACAAGCTAAAAAGTCAGAGCGAAAAAGTGATTTCTTTTAATAATGAACTTGCACAACAGACAGAAGAGCTACAAATTCAATCAGAACAATTAGAACAATCTAATAAACATACAACAGATAGTATAAGGTACGCCCTTCGGATTCAAGAGGCCGTTTTGCCTTCTCCTCTAGACTTGGATAATTTATTTGGGGAGAAAAATGCAATGGTTTTTTTTAGTCCAAAAGATATTGTTTCTGGAGATTTTTATTGGTGTAGAGAAAAAGAAGGTGAAAAAATTATTGTTGTTGCTGATTGCACAGGTCACGGAGTTCCAGGGGCAATGCTGACGATGATAGGAGAAAGTTTATTAAATAATATTGTCTTAGAAAAAGGAATAACAGAACCAGCCTTAATTTTGGATGCTTTGCAGGTTTATTTTTCTACTCTTTTTGCCAGTAATCAGAATATCCAAGACGGAATGGATATTAGTATTGCAAAAATAAATTATGAAACCAAAAAATTACATTTTGCAGGAGCTAGAAACCCAATAACCTATATTCAGAATGGAAATATGGAAACTATTCAAGGCGATAAAATGAGTATTGGTAATTCAAAGATTAAACCTAAGTCATCTAGTAAATTTACACCTCATCAAATAGATATTTCTATTCCAACAACCTTTTATCTTTATACAGATGGCTATCAAGACCAATTTGGAGGAAATGAAAATAGAAAATTCTATAGTAAAAATTTGAGAAATCTGTTCTTCAAAATTCATAAAAAACCAATGTCTAAACAGAGAACACGTTTGAAAATGACATTTATGGAATGGTGTGATTTTGCTAAACAGATAGATGATGTTACTATTGTAGGAATAAAAGTAGATACGGATATAGCTGAAGAGCTACATACAATAAGAGAAACTGAATCAGAAAGGCTATTTAGAGAAATATTAGAAGAATCAAAACAAGAGGAAGAGTAA
- a CDS encoding S8 family serine peptidase, producing the protein MKYRYSSFFSRGSIISYQKLVLLLVLGVGIMSSQMQSAIAQNTSPSLRLKSSTEKYASNTQQFKEDKSSFEDVLFGSYYFMVVQFSTLPSHKERQELKRKGIELIQYLPDLSYTAKINSNLSNNKLESLISDFKIHAFVKLSVEQKTQARLVQGDIPEWAVSAPNQVELNIIPFDALNPMLTSMAMINMGGKLINESEVSGILTVSVPQTAIMQVANLPWVLWIESLPEPPKEENYYGKSAHRSAILNYGARGLDGTGVNMGIWDGGNVADHLDFSGRVTLVENTSDSDHGTHVAGTMAGAGLLNPRNTGMAPNAQIYSHNFNGDIATEMQNAITNFGIVITQNSYGTGPSCATGDPYGSNNVGQDLLVNNNPQLVHVFSSGNSQGSCAGGFGSTTGKAAKNTITVGALRNDDVITTFSSFGPLEDGRIKPEVSAFGQGVVSTEPNNTYAANSGTSMAAPGVSGTIAQLYQRYRQLNANADPISSLMKAVLSNNADDLGNAGPDYKYGFGRINGLKAVKALEGNNYEVNTATTGDQNDVTIAVPAGTHELKVMLCWSDPAAAANANPALINNLDLEVLDPTTNTWLPWTLDGDNPNDVAVRAVNNVDIIEQVTIPTPATGTYTLRVKGTAVPSGANQQYSLTWTVTEPYIEVTYPSAGMSLTPSATELIQWDMEGVSGTTSVEYSLDNGTTWTVINGAVAANTRRLSWTVPNVMTNEARIRVSSTTPSLSNISEAFSIIGVPTGITGQPCSGSAILQWSAVTDADEYIIYQLNTTTGVYTQIGTSPTTTFTATGLSGLSWFSIRARNTTSGATSQRSVAFSITPAAGSGADLELSTIVSPVQGCDLRTATEAITIRIKNLDCSAITSGTTIPVSYTVNGGTAVTENLVLASDLNGAASIDYTFTTTVDMSASGSYVLTASVDLAADTNGANNTVSNYNVQNNPSISSLPYTEDFENPNPAECWDIVDDGVGTGTWQYGTNLGSSFFGIPDIPAGNQYAATNDDACPNPGCGDPYQSWLISPKFDFSSYSQIELDFRAVLENDRGQVRVSTDRISWTTIHTMADIADVWQDVTLDLSAYANEPQVWIAFYYDDLGAWGYGFAVDDVVVREKAIELVSFLPANNATNVATNTSLALTFNRVPTIGTGSITLTGGATPIVVPVSAANTTITGNTATVTLPSSLEDATTYSVDVPSSTFSANGVDFGGILPANWQFTTISADTDSRIVAPTTMPISTSISSLATTSASAVEVFFFKVEDLATTDALPTDVTRVDIRQGAANTVTDWTTQLQGAELWAGGSQITATATITADRIRFTIPAGNASTASGANTDYTVKVFLNTTGILDQEVLQFQIPSTGHEAQTSGNSSTFAATFPANVVSNIFTLDVVATRLGFSSVPNTAIVSSNFAVEVQALDANGNIDRAARTISLLRDGGTGTGTLSATSGLGSRAMTNGVFTWTDLQFDATGEYSVRVNDDGSAFTDLSSLINVVNPVNPIPSVGSPTQFEAIGIDTARVNLTWGAAANATGYNLYRLNRLVATLPATALSYNDSLLTEDTFYGYRLEAFNSVSKKEVATNAVTYPKVPTLVSKTDACIGGKGQIVVSSTHTTRSILWYDSETATEPIQDDSYTFETENLTAAKTYYVSAMGIRYESKTRLAVTIDVKELPVATILGDLVRSTCENSLTLEANTENASSDAIYTWYLNGTAIQNSNAPTYQAIRSGRYSLIITQNECVSVVSSTVQVEVGQIAPAQIEQGSQVSFCETGQLSALEVEGATYKWLLDGNEVGTSSSLTVSTSGNYTLQVSRETCTQEAQINVSVVSFPTDISISADKTQFCQGEQGAIISVSEVENATYTLFRNGNRLGVASQNRNFTATNSGEYHVEISLGTCSFTTDSVSIERINVPAARINLTEESVATVTSTGIITEVEWSKDGEVISTSSSLSLTLNETGSYRAKVTYETGCQTTTSNSVFYRKPEPITGVDDEEGNCCTVVYPNPTSSEVRLKLAANLKDEFTLTLTDGIGRTLITKSISKEEAQQEVRLDLSKYSSGIYFINVVTPSETLTFKVTKED; encoded by the coding sequence ATGAAATACAGATATTCATCCTTCTTTTCAAGAGGCTCAATTATTTCTTATCAAAAACTTGTTTTATTACTTGTTTTAGGAGTAGGAATTATGAGTTCTCAAATGCAATCAGCGATTGCACAAAACACCTCTCCTTCTTTACGTCTCAAATCTTCTACTGAAAAGTATGCTTCAAATACTCAGCAGTTTAAGGAAGATAAGAGCAGTTTTGAAGATGTGCTCTTCGGAAGTTATTATTTTATGGTAGTACAATTTTCTACTCTTCCATCACATAAAGAGCGTCAAGAATTAAAACGTAAAGGTATTGAACTGATTCAGTATTTACCAGACTTATCTTATACAGCAAAAATTAATTCTAATCTTTCTAATAATAAATTAGAATCTCTTATTTCTGATTTTAAAATTCACGCTTTTGTAAAACTCTCTGTCGAGCAAAAGACACAAGCAAGATTAGTACAAGGAGATATTCCAGAATGGGCTGTTTCTGCTCCTAATCAGGTAGAACTGAATATTATTCCTTTTGATGCTCTTAATCCTATGCTTACTTCTATGGCAATGATAAACATGGGAGGAAAATTAATCAATGAAAGCGAAGTTTCAGGAATTTTGACAGTAAGCGTTCCTCAAACGGCGATTATGCAAGTAGCTAATTTACCTTGGGTACTTTGGATAGAATCTCTCCCAGAGCCACCAAAGGAAGAAAATTATTATGGAAAGTCAGCTCACCGTTCGGCTATCTTAAACTATGGTGCTAGAGGTTTGGATGGAACAGGAGTAAACATGGGAATTTGGGACGGAGGAAACGTTGCAGACCATTTAGATTTTAGTGGAAGAGTTACACTTGTGGAAAACACATCAGATAGCGACCACGGAACACACGTAGCAGGAACAATGGCAGGGGCAGGTTTATTAAATCCTAGAAATACAGGAATGGCTCCTAATGCTCAAATTTATTCTCATAATTTTAATGGAGATATTGCTACTGAAATGCAAAATGCTATTACTAATTTTGGCATTGTAATTACTCAAAACTCTTATGGAACAGGACCTAGTTGTGCTACTGGTGACCCTTATGGTAGTAATAACGTAGGACAGGATTTATTAGTAAATAATAACCCTCAACTTGTCCATGTATTTTCGTCAGGTAACTCTCAAGGTTCATGTGCTGGTGGCTTTGGTTCTACTACAGGAAAAGCTGCCAAGAATACAATTACAGTAGGAGCTTTAAGAAATGATGATGTTATTACTACTTTTAGTAGCTTTGGCCCTCTTGAAGATGGACGTATCAAACCAGAAGTAAGTGCATTTGGTCAAGGTGTCGTTTCTACAGAACCTAATAATACATATGCTGCAAATAGTGGTACTTCAATGGCTGCACCAGGTGTTTCAGGTACGATAGCTCAACTTTACCAACGTTACCGTCAGTTGAATGCAAATGCAGACCCTATTTCTTCACTTATGAAAGCTGTGCTATCAAACAATGCTGATGATTTAGGAAATGCAGGACCTGATTATAAATACGGTTTTGGCAGAATTAATGGTTTAAAAGCTGTCAAAGCATTAGAAGGAAATAATTACGAAGTAAATACAGCAACAACAGGAGACCAAAATGATGTTACTATTGCTGTTCCTGCTGGTACGCATGAGTTGAAGGTAATGCTATGTTGGTCTGACCCAGCAGCAGCAGCAAATGCAAATCCTGCCTTGATAAATAATTTGGATTTAGAAGTATTAGATCCAACTACAAATACGTGGCTTCCTTGGACATTAGATGGAGACAACCCAAATGATGTAGCTGTTAGGGCTGTAAACAATGTAGATATTATCGAACAAGTAACTATTCCTACTCCAGCAACAGGAACATATACATTAAGAGTAAAAGGAACAGCTGTTCCATCTGGAGCAAATCAACAATATTCATTGACTTGGACAGTTACAGAGCCTTATATTGAGGTTACTTATCCATCAGCTGGAATGTCTTTAACTCCTTCTGCTACTGAACTTATTCAATGGGATATGGAAGGTGTTTCAGGGACTACATCTGTTGAATACTCTTTAGATAATGGAACTACTTGGACGGTTATTAATGGTGCTGTGGCAGCAAACACTCGTCGTTTAAGTTGGACAGTTCCAAACGTAATGACTAATGAAGCAAGGATTCGTGTTAGCTCTACAACTCCTTCTCTAAGTAACATAAGTGAAGCATTTTCAATTATTGGTGTTCCTACTGGTATTACAGGACAGCCTTGTAGTGGTTCAGCTATCTTACAATGGAGTGCAGTAACTGATGCTGATGAGTATATTATATATCAATTGAATACAACTACTGGCGTATATACTCAAATAGGAACAAGCCCAACTACTACCTTTACTGCAACAGGACTTTCAGGTCTTTCTTGGTTTAGCATTCGTGCAAGAAATACAACTTCGGGCGCAACAAGCCAACGTTCAGTAGCTTTTTCTATTACTCCTGCTGCTGGTTCGGGGGCAGATTTAGAACTATCAACAATCGTTTCTCCAGTACAAGGTTGTGATTTGAGAACAGCGACAGAAGCAATTACCATTCGTATCAAGAACTTAGATTGCTCTGCTATAACAAGTGGAACAACAATTCCAGTCTCTTATACCGTAAATGGAGGAACAGCAGTAACTGAAAACTTAGTTTTAGCTAGTGATTTGAACGGTGCAGCCAGTATAGATTATACATTTACTACTACGGTAGATATGTCTGCATCAGGTAGTTATGTTCTTACAGCATCTGTTGATTTAGCTGCAGATACCAATGGAGCAAATAATACTGTATCAAACTATAATGTTCAGAATAACCCTTCTATTAGTTCTCTACCTTATACAGAAGATTTTGAGAATCCAAACCCTGCAGAATGTTGGGATATAGTAGATGATGGAGTAGGAACTGGAACGTGGCAGTACGGAACTAACCTAGGAAGTTCTTTCTTTGGTATTCCAGATATTCCTGCTGGTAATCAATACGCAGCAACAAATGATGATGCTTGTCCTAACCCAGGTTGTGGTGATCCTTACCAATCTTGGTTGATAAGTCCAAAATTTGATTTTTCATCATATTCTCAAATTGAACTAGATTTTAGAGCTGTACTTGAAAATGACAGAGGACAGGTTCGTGTGAGTACAGATAGAATTAGCTGGACAACTATTCATACAATGGCAGATATAGCAGATGTTTGGCAAGATGTTACGTTAGATTTGAGTGCATATGCTAATGAGCCTCAAGTATGGATTGCTTTTTATTATGATGATTTGGGTGCTTGGGGATATGGCTTTGCAGTAGATGATGTAGTTGTAAGAGAAAAAGCTATTGAACTAGTTAGCTTTTTACCTGCAAACAATGCGACTAATGTAGCTACAAATACATCACTTGCTCTTACTTTCAATCGTGTTCCTACTATTGGTACTGGTTCTATTACACTTACAGGAGGAGCTACTCCGATTGTAGTGCCTGTTTCTGCTGCCAATACAACTATTACAGGAAATACAGCAACAGTAACCTTGCCTTCTTCACTAGAAGATGCTACAACTTATTCAGTAGATGTACCTAGTAGTACGTTTTCAGCCAATGGTGTAGATTTTGGAGGAATTTTACCTGCAAACTGGCAGTTCACAACTATATCAGCAGATACAGATTCACGAATTGTTGCACCTACTACTATGCCTATTTCTACTTCGATATCTTCATTAGCTACCACATCAGCTAGTGCAGTAGAAGTATTCTTTTTCAAAGTAGAAGATTTAGCAACAACAGATGCTTTGCCTACCGATGTAACTCGTGTAGATATTAGACAAGGAGCTGCAAATACAGTAACGGACTGGACAACACAATTACAAGGAGCAGAACTTTGGGCTGGTGGAAGTCAGATTACTGCAACAGCAACTATTACTGCAGACAGGATTCGCTTTACTATTCCTGCTGGAAATGCAAGTACAGCAAGTGGAGCAAATACAGATTATACCGTGAAAGTATTTTTGAATACAACAGGAATTTTAGACCAAGAAGTATTACAATTCCAAATTCCTAGTACGGGACACGAAGCACAAACTTCAGGTAACTCTTCTACTTTTGCAGCTACTTTTCCTGCTAATGTTGTATCAAATATATTTACTTTAGATGTTGTTGCGACACGTTTAGGTTTCTCAAGTGTACCAAACACAGCGATTGTTAGTTCAAACTTTGCAGTAGAAGTACAAGCTCTTGATGCAAATGGAAATATAGACCGAGCAGCAAGAACAATTTCATTATTGAGAGATGGAGGAACTGGAACTGGAACTCTTAGTGCTACTTCTGGATTAGGAAGCCGTGCTATGACAAATGGTGTATTTACTTGGACTGATTTGCAGTTTGATGCAACTGGAGAATATAGTGTAAGAGTAAATGATGATGGAAGTGCCTTTACTGATTTAAGTAGTCTTATAAATGTAGTAAATCCAGTAAACCCTATACCATCAGTAGGTTCACCAACACAGTTTGAAGCTATTGGAATAGATACTGCTCGTGTTAATCTTACTTGGGGAGCTGCTGCAAATGCGACAGGCTATAATTTATATAGACTAAATCGTTTGGTTGCTACCTTACCTGCTACTGCGCTTTCTTACAATGATAGCTTATTGACTGAAGATACTTTTTATGGATATAGACTTGAAGCATTCAATTCAGTATCGAAAAAAGAAGTAGCTACAAACGCTGTTACTTATCCTAAAGTACCAACTTTAGTGAGTAAAACAGATGCTTGTATAGGTGGAAAAGGACAAATTGTAGTAAGTAGTACGCATACAACAAGAAGTATTCTTTGGTATGATTCTGAAACAGCTACTGAGCCAATTCAAGATGATTCTTATACCTTCGAAACTGAAAACCTTACTGCTGCAAAGACATATTATGTTTCAGCAATGGGAATTCGTTATGAAAGCAAAACTAGATTAGCTGTTACTATTGATGTGAAAGAACTTCCAGTAGCAACTATTTTGGGAGATTTAGTACGCTCAACGTGTGAAAATTCATTGACACTAGAAGCTAACACAGAAAATGCTTCTTCTGATGCAATTTATACGTGGTATCTAAATGGTACAGCAATACAAAATAGCAATGCACCAACTTATCAAGCTATTAGAAGTGGAAGGTATTCATTAATAATAACACAAAATGAATGTGTTTCAGTTGTATCTTCAACAGTTCAAGTAGAAGTAGGGCAAATTGCTCCTGCTCAAATAGAGCAAGGTAGTCAAGTTTCGTTTTGTGAAACAGGTCAATTATCTGCTTTAGAAGTAGAGGGTGCAACTTACAAATGGTTACTTGATGGCAACGAAGTAGGAACAAGTTCTTCTCTTACAGTTTCTACATCAGGAAACTATACTTTGCAAGTAAGTAGAGAAACTTGTACTCAAGAAGCTCAAATTAATGTAAGTGTAGTTTCGTTTCCAACAGACATTAGTATCTCTGCTGATAAAACACAATTCTGTCAAGGAGAACAAGGTGCTATAATTTCTGTTTCAGAAGTAGAAAACGCAACTTATACTTTATTCAGAAATGGAAATAGATTAGGCGTAGCTTCTCAAAACAGAAATTTTACAGCAACTAATTCAGGAGAGTATCACGTTGAAATTTCTTTAGGAACTTGTTCATTTACTACTGATTCTGTTAGTATCGAAAGAATAAATGTTCCAGCAGCACGTATTAATTTGACAGAAGAAAGCGTTGCAACAGTAACATCTACTGGAATAATTACAGAAGTAGAGTGGAGCAAAGATGGAGAAGTGATTAGCACTTCTAGCTCTCTTTCACTTACTCTTAATGAAACAGGTAGTTATAGAGCCAAAGTTACCTATGAGACAGGTTGTCAGACTACTACTTCAAATAGTGTCTTTTATCGCAAACCAGAACCTATTACAGGAGTTGATGATGAAGAAGGAAATTGTTGTACAGTAGTTTATCCAAACCCTACAAGTTCTGAGGTTCGTTTAAAACTTGCTGCCAATCTAAAAGATGAGTTCACTCTTACATTAACTGATGGTATTGGTAGAACTCTTATTACTAAATCTATTTCAAAAGAAGAAGCTCAACAAGAAGTCCGTTTAGATTTGAGTAAATATTCTTCTGGAATATATTTTATTAATGTTGTTACGCCAAGCGAAACACTTACTTTCAAAGTAACTAAAGAGGACTAA